The DNA sequence TTATACTATGGGCCTGCCCAAGCTTGATACGTGGGATGTGGGCTTCAACGCGCTTTTCCTGAAACGATTATATGTCGCTTTTGACTATTATAACACCCTGTATCAGGGGGAACCGTGGCAAGATCCAATAACCTTAACTTATTACAACTTAGGTACTTCCAAACGTACCGGCCTCGAGATAGAAACCAAGATTTTCCTCACCAAGGAACTGTCGCTCTACGGTAGTTACTCTCATGTGCGGGCGCGCTTGAAAAATCCTCCTACCCCTGATGCCTGTTATGTTCCTTATATCCCAGCAGATATGGGAATCATCGGATTACAATTCAGGAAGCCCTGGGATCAAAACAATCAGCAGTTAAGCCTAGATTTTTACTATCGACTCTTGGGCCGAAGCCCCGCCAATTCTACTGCTACTCTCATAGGATCAAAATTTGAACAATATTCTTCAAGGTTGGCCTATCGCTATAAAAATTGGACCGCCTCAGTGGATGTTACATTAACCCCACGCCACTATTCCTCGGAAATCTACGTGGACGTCGGTTCGTTGTATTATCCCCCATTACCTTTTTTGGAGGTCTTGGGCGGACTAAAATACCGGTTTAATTAAACAACATTTGCTTATTGGAAGTTTATTGCAAAAAACTGTTTCTTAAAGATCACCAACTTAAGGGAGAAATCTTATGAAAAAAGCAGTTATGCTGGCGTTGGCCTTAACCCTGGTTTCCGCTGCTACTCTTTACGCCCACGACACCTGGGTGGCCAGAGACGGCGGCACATACGTGGTGATGTGGGGCCACGACGGTAAAAGCGATCCCTACAAGGCGGATTTCATCAAGGCGGCCAAGGGCATAGACGCCTCCGGAAAAGATCTGTCGGTAATGGTAAAAGACAAGGGCACCAGCGCCACCCTGGTCATGCCCCAGGAACCGGCTCTGGTCATCGTGGTGTTTAACTCGGGCCCCTGGGTCAAGACTCCTGAAGGCTGGAAAAATGTATCCAAACGCGGCGTCAAAGATGTCCTCCAGTCCATAAAAGGGGAAACCTTCAGCAAGAATCTCTGGGAGTGGAACAACAGCTTCACCCAACCGGTGGGCGGCAAGATGGAACTGGTGCCATTAAAAAATCCCCTGGCTCTGAAAGTGGGGGACAAGCTGCCTTTTCAAGTTCTGTATGACGGCAGACCCTTGCCCGGGGCCACAGTGGGAGCGGAAGGAGTGGAGAAGGACTCTCTGAAAACCGACAAGGACGGGAAGGCCGAAGTGGTCATCAAAAAGAACGGGCTTAACATAGTAAAAGCTACTCGCAAGACCGATACGCCCAATGACCCCGATGCCGATATGCTTTACAAATCGGCCACTATCGCCTTTGAAGTGAAGTAAGCATCGGATCACCTGATGAAGATGAGGATAAAGAATATTGAAGTGCAGAGAGAGAGCTCGGACCTGGGGGATGGTTCGACTTCGGCACCAGGAGAATAAACACAAGGGCAGGGGCTGACCGTGGCGGGGAGACCCTGCCCTGATGGGGAA is a window from the Desulfobacca acetoxidans DSM 11109 genome containing:
- a CDS encoding DUF4198 domain-containing protein, which produces MKKAVMLALALTLVSAATLYAHDTWVARDGGTYVVMWGHDGKSDPYKADFIKAAKGIDASGKDLSVMVKDKGTSATLVMPQEPALVIVVFNSGPWVKTPEGWKNVSKRGVKDVLQSIKGETFSKNLWEWNNSFTQPVGGKMELVPLKNPLALKVGDKLPFQVLYDGRPLPGATVGAEGVEKDSLKTDKDGKAEVVIKKNGLNIVKATRKTDTPNDPDADMLYKSATIAFEVK